In the genome of Fusarium graminearum PH-1 chromosome 2, whole genome shotgun sequence, the window TAACTCGTTCCACCACCTTCATTTCTGTCTGTCGTGTGCATGCTTGAAAACCCAAAATGTTATCCTGATTCGTCTCCCCCAAATCCTAGTCCGGTTTTGTTCTTCCGTGGTACAAATGCCAAAATTGATCCAGGTTGGTCCAAAGCCATCCCAAAGCGTATACAGAGGAGTGTTGTCATAAAAAGGGAAATCGCAGAAAAGAACGATCAAGGCGGCATAAGTGTGCATACCAGTCTGAAGACTTTGCAATACACCCACTGCCTTGTGATAGGAAAGGCCAATCATTGATAGCAGCCATCGCATCAAGTTAACAGATATTTGTAAAAATTCTTGGTTCCGTAGCCAACTAGATACCTGCTCTGTTGACTGGTTTTCGCGCCTAGCCAGACTCCGAGGAAGATGCGAAACTTCATTCATCCCCATATTTCGGCCTCTAGGCGTCATTTGGGCTTGAGATAGGGCTGACGCTGTCGAGTGGTGCGGTGTGTAATGCTGGCCTTAGGGGACCGCCCACCTTCAGACCGTCTCTCTCCTTCTGCAAAACGCCATTTACCCAGTCGGCCACTTCTGCGTCCTCcgttgttgagttgagagcGATTTTGCCGACAGCTTCCGCGACCTTGtcagcctcatcaccatcctcagcctcttctgtGATGGTCTGTGGTTTTGTGAAATCGATGAGCCAGGGATGCTTCAACAGCATTGCGTAGGTTGGCCGCTGCTTGGGGATCTTGTGAAGGCAGCTCCTAACAAAATCCGTGGCTGTATCCGAGTAACCCTCCTCTGGCATAGCGGGTGGTTCGCCCTCGACAATAGCCTGTTTTCCGTTAGTCAAATATACTCACATCACCGACAAAAAGAGGGTCGACTTACACTGAGTTGACTGAAAATAGTAGAGGACACCTCTGGCGGGTAAGGATATGCACCTTTGGCACACTCAATAACCGTTAAACCCAGACTCCAGACGTCACTCTGAACACTGTAGGATCCGTCAGAGTTCCCTGCTTGTGCGTACCCACCACCTGAAATTCTTTCGGGTGCCATGTAACTCTGACAGCCGATGTTGGTTCGGGCTATACTGGCGACAAGGTTGCCACTGACGCCAAAATCGCAGATTTTGACTTGGCCTCGTGTGTTGACTAGAATGTTTGTTGGCTTGACATCTCGGTGAATAATACTGTGCTCATCCTTCAGCGATTTCAAACCCATCACTGTGGAATAGGTGATCTTTCGCAACACGTTTTCGGGAATTCCTCCAGCATATAGCTTATCAATGGAACCTCCATCCATATACTCGATGCACATGTAGACAGCACCCTCCTGGAAGAAAGCGCCATAAAATTCAATGATGTAGGGCGAAACACACTCGTGTAATATGACAAGCTCCTTCAAGATGGTTGtgaacttggcatcatcGAGTTCCAGCCGCATTTCTTTCATTGCCATAACCGTGCCTGTAGTGCCATCACCCGAGTTTGATTGGCCACCAGCCGAGTCCTCGACCGGCCTGACTGGTGAAGGGTCTGATTGTGTATACTGGACAGCGGGCGGCTTTCTTGACAAGCCTTGTCCAAACCGTGGAAGACTCCTCTTGGCATGCTTGACTTTGTAGACTGTTCCGTAGTTTCCCTTGCCCAGCTCAGTCAATACTTCCACTTCATCGAGGGATATGCTGAAGGTCTGGCCGTTGGCGAAGTTGACTCCCGTCCGTGTGATGGTTGCAGCCCCATCAAATGTGACCCATCCCTTCTCCGTATCAATATATTTCTTGAAGTCGTCCATTTTCGACCCGTGGCCGCCTCCTGTCCCGTTCGATTCTTTATTACTTGGTGCATCGCCTGTGATGTCCGATAGTTTTCCAGGGGGTCCACGCTTACCCGTGGTTGCGGCAGGGCTGGATCCGCCCATATCGGACAACttcatgcccatgcccatCTTGGCCCTTCTCTCACTTAACGAAGGCTTTGATACCACAGGAGCTGAGTTGGCGTGCGGAGGCTGTGGTCTTTGCATGTTCGGGGGCATTCGCAGATTGACGGGGAATCCGTTCGAGATGCTAGACGTCGGTGACTGCCCTACAGGCGATGCTGAATTGCCCTTTTGCAGGCGTTGCTGGTGCAATGCTCGTGCCTTGGCCATAGCACTATTTTCCACCGAGGCACTACTGTTTCCAGCAAAACTGAAGGATGGTTGCACGGGACGTCTGGCTATGCCTAAAACTCCTATCGGAGTAGAGTTCGGATTCATATTGCGAGGGTCAGAAACGGACCGTAGGGATGGGACTCTTCGAGGGGGCTCGCTGGGACTATCATGGCTTGGAGACTCGAGTGGCGTGGTAGGTTCAGACGAATCTTCAGAGCCAGGAGATCCAGGCGTCGAAAGGTCTTTCCAGTCCTCCGGCGTGGCCGGAACCGAGTCGGAGGCGGACATCGAGTATTACGGCGCGTTGATAGTAACGAGGTAAGGTAGCTAGTTGGTATTGTGTCTTGGAAAGACTTTGAGATTTTTGAGTGCGAGATGTGCTTGGTGCAAATTCTGGGCGGCGTAAAGATCGAGATAGGTATCCTGACTGGACCGTGGGGAGCTGTCGATCGGGAGACGGGACGCGATCGATTAGATGGGTACAAGAAGGAGTAATGGAGGGGAAGCAACAGATGGTGCGATTATGCCGGGCCTAAAAGAGTCAAGCAGCGGGCGGTCTAGGCTTTTAGAACGTCTCTAGTACAGCAACGACGGGACCCTCCTTGTaactgaggaagaagagtgTAGAATCCCAGGGACGGTAAATCAGTTCGATGTCCTAGTAACGTTACGTATCGGCAGTAAAGCCTTTTGCGATGTGTCTATTCGGTATCGTATGTTCCAGGTGATACAAGGCGACCGGATTTGTTCGGTGTATGGTATGACGGATCCTCAAGCGAGTTCAATTGCCCTGATGGACAGTTGGGCAGTCAAGGTTCGAAACGGTTGTGGTAAAATGTAGCGGCGGTTGGGAGTTTAATCTATGACGAGAAAAGGTTGTAGTTAGAATGAATTATCCTTCAAGCTGGCAATGACAAATACCCGGCATTAAATATTATAATCAAGGACATATACGCACCCAACAACAAGGGCCCGACCGTAAATAAATAAAGAAGGGTGACGAATTGATTCAGCTCTTAATTCGATCCCATATGTATCCGTTTTCTGTAGAGTCGAACAAGATACAGATGGCTGGGTGCGGGGTTGAAAACTAAGTTGCTAGGCGAACTCGACAGCGATGCAAGAACAAAGGTGAACAAATCTTGTTGAGCAACGGTCTAGGCCTGCGTAAGTTGTGTGTAAGACAGGAAAGAGCCCCGAGAAACACACGGATAGGTCGCAGTGACGAAGCAGAGGAAAAAAAACAAGATGAGGCTGAAAGGTATGTTGGTGATAGTTTTGGATGGAACGCTGATGTGGCGGTTCACGCACCTATACCTTGTAAGCAAAACCAGACTCAGCACAGGCGATGGATACCTAAAGACGGACCGCTGGCACAGACGCCAATGCCTATCTTCAGGGGTTGACCCAATCCACTAAAGTGTCCAACGTGATGGACTACAGTGGCAGGAGGAATTCCCCACGGCAGGCGAGCGCCATACCTAGGATGGATGGATCTCTTGCGAGAATACACGCTAACGTCAAATTTTGGGCTAATATtccatcatgatgagaatggGATTCTATCAAATGAATGTAAGGATTCGAGTTGACTGGCGTCATGATGAACTCATCCCGTGGTATTTCTTGTAAAATTAGGCGCTTGATAATACTACGGAGCTATCATAATGATCATTCTTATGAAATAAGCAATATGCACTATTTAAAGGATACGATAGCTTTCAGGCTTCATTCTCAGTTCGTCCTTGATTTTTTAAATGTGCGACGCCATCGTCGATGAGGAGCTGTTACCGATGACGTTAATTTGGTCGGTGTCAAATGTACTTGATGTCAAACCTTGATTCGAGGTGGAGACTTGCATGTGTACAATAGTACCCATGATCGATAGGTATGAGTGACATAAATATGCATGTAGGTGCGCCTGTGTAAATGGGTAACTTGTCTGTCTGATTTTGGTCGTTGCTGTTGCCTAGGATGATCTGGCTCTGAAATGATGAGCTGACTCCACTGGTCATAAGAGAAACGAGTTATCCGCGTCCACAGATAATTGACAAAATCTCTTTTAGaaggtacctaggtagggCAGACATCGGTGTGGGCACTTGATGAAACACAAACTTCTCATAGGTAGTAGTAGAGATAATCAGAGCATCTATGGATGCCACgactgttgttggttgaaaCTGGCAAATCCGAAACAAAGAAGTATAGTCTTTGAATCATTTATGACCAAATAATTTGGAGGGGCATGTAGTTGTTTGTTATCTACAACCTGATAGTAAACTGCGAGTGAGAACAACTACCCTGGACATGCGAGCAAACTTGACCAATATAACACTTGTGATTTCCTTACTTTAATGATCGAAGATGGGAAGTATTAGACGTACAGGGCCAGGCGCCCAATACCCTATCATAAACAGATAATATTACTTCGTGGTGGTGAAATGTCCTCTATTAGGTATCATAATCTCATAATGTAGGAAGTACACCGCatctacctactaaggtatcGCTACAAACAATCTACCAAGAGGCATCCTATAAAAAGATAACGAGTACcgaaagaaacagaaacaaacgACAGACCCTATAACTTTCACAGTCCTCACGGTCCAAAGTACTTGCTCCAACGGCATATGTACTTGGCCTGAAGTCTTATCGAGAGAACTTCAGCCCATTGAAGCTTGAGgtccaagaacaaacagTTGGGGTGTTGATAGCAGGCAAGATTATAGTGGAAGTAAGCATACCCAAAAAAGTGACCATATGAATTCCCATCACCTCTTAAGATAGGTAGTAATCGCAAATTCTTTCCCCTATTGATCCTTTTCCTACTGCAGCATCATGGAAGGGGCGATGTTTCAATCTCATTCAAGCATATTTAAATTGACCCTTTGGCGGTATTTTACACGCCAATGGCGATCCCTGCAGGCCATCTTAAACTCTAAAGTTTCCAACGCAGAGTCGATCCCTTTGGGGCAATGCAAGGCACTTCGAAACCATCATGATACATGTACCATACTGAGCGACCCCTATCAATGTGACCGTGGCATCCGAGGCCAAGCACGAAACGTGACTGAGGTGATTCTCTAAAACAAAGTTGCCAAGACTCCGGAGGGTTCCCAATTGAAATTCTATCACATCGATTCAGAAGTGGGTATTGTATAAGTCAGCGGACTTCGGAATGCCATGCAACATAATGGTCAAGGCGAATAACCATACGGCACACATTATTGACATGCAACTCCTGGACAACTGTTAATATTATACGTAGCATTGCCCAGTCCTACACAGACGGTAAACACTATTATTAGTAAATGTATTCAATATGTATGTTCTTTCGGAGTAGCCGTTGGAAATCCCAGCACGAAACATATTTTGTCTCCTTGATAATAAGATGATAGTCACTTTGTGCTATGGGCTATCTCTCGGAACGAAACATGCTAGCAGGAACATTTGGCTAGGTATGCTATCCTAGCTATCCAAATCAAAAGGCATCGCGTGACAAGCTACGCAAATTGATAAACCTCGCCTCATATACAAACATCAGCATTGCCCAATAACGCTGCACACTGCCTCGCTACTCGAGGAACACAAAATGCGTAATGACGGCTTGCGTGGCTCATCACAGAGGCCCAACGACTCCAGCCTCTGAGCGTGAAGCATCAGGCAACGTGCCAGACAGCACCATGACGAAAGTTGGCGCCACACCTAAATGCAATAGTGCGTCGTGCCGGAAGATCACTATCCTACCCGACCCCTGTACAGATACATAGGTAGACAGGACAGGATCAACATTCCCAACTTGGCATTCTTGAACGACTTTAAGACATTAGGGCGTCTTGATGGTGGACTGTCAGAACTATGTTTCGACACATCGTCGctaaagaaaaaaaatgtgatttgtttctgtttgtttgatgatacAAAGGAGGTGTCTGGTCGGCATGGCTCTGCAAAAAGTTGTTTCTGGGTGAGTCCAATAGGAGTCTCCTAGTGAGTAGTTGGCTGTGGCGTCACCAACAAAGTCTCGTCTCGTCCCTATTGAAACCCCTGCTTGGGGGACGCCGGCCCTGGCGCCACGGCACACATGGGCGTGTTTCACTGGTTAAGTTTGTTGCAAGACCAGGGATGCAGACTAAATGGTTTAGTTACCTCATTCAGGTCGCTGGCACATTGCTGAAGCAGCCAGTGGCGAGGATAGATGGTTCTCTAAGGAGCTGAAGGCCCGGATTGAGGTAACCCAACAGGTGAGATTAGGACTGTCGAAGGTAGCCTAAACAAGGAATCTTATGGGGCTGTTGTCATAGTTCAATACATACAAACTAGCTCAAGGTTATCAATCGGGAATTGGGGATGTACATCGTTGTCTTGTAACTTGTTCCAGTTCCCGTTCCAGGTCCAAGCCTAGGAGGCACCGCCGCCTTTGGCCCCAGAAAAGAATCCACCTGCGCGGCGCTCTATGATTGCGCACTCGTTATCCTTCGACCTTATTTTCTTTAAATACTGTTCAACGACGCAATCCATCGGCGCAATTAAAAAGCCTCACTTTCGTATATACCAACTGAGTCTCCTAGTTGGCTTTTCTGCGCGCCCGATCTCAACACAAGCCGAACAAAAGCCTTATCAGTTGCATCGCCACGGACGCGCGCCCAGAGATATAAGCATTTTATAATCCTCCGATTCGCGCCGATCCTTGATTTTCACCttacaacaaacaacaattcGAAGCAGTTCAACTActtgatggcttcttggcagtcCTTTTCGGTCCCGTCTTTTCGACTGACGCAACTTGCTCAAGATGCGTACGAGTTGCCCCTACAAACGTTCGCCAACACCCATGATACGCATCCTTCGATAGGGCATCTATGTCTCCTTGTTTTTGAAGCTGTCCTCGAAGTAGTATGTGTCAGTTTGCCTGGCTACATCGTCGCGCGGCTTGGCCACTTCGATGCTGAGAAGCAAAAGTTCTTGGCCAACCTCAATGTGATGCTATTCACACCATGCCTGAGTATGTCATAGTCCAGCGCCAACAGTGATTCGGTATACTAACATTAGGATCGCAGTCTTCACAAAGCTTGCCTCTCAACTTACTGCAGAGAAACTTTCCGACCTCGCCATTATTCCTGTCATTTTCGTCATTCAAACATTC includes:
- a CDS encoding MAP kinase kinase PBS2, which translates into the protein MSASDSVPATPEDWKDLSTPGSPGSEDSSEPTTPLESPSHDSPSEPPRRVPSLRSVSDPRNMNPNSTPIGVLGIARRPVQPSFSFAGNSSASVENSAMAKARALHQQRLQKGNSASPVGQSPTSSISNGFPVNLRMPPNMQRPQPPHANSAPVVSKPSLSERRAKMGMGMKLSDMGGSSPAATTGKRGPPGKLSDITGDAPSNKESNGTGGGHGSKMDDFKKYIDTEKGWVTFDGAATITRTGVNFANGQTFSISLDEVEVLTELGKGNYGTVYKVKHAKRSLPRFGQGLSRKPPAVQYTQSDPSPVRPVEDSAGGQSNSGDGTTGTVMAMKEMRLELDDAKFTTILKELVILHECVSPYIIEFYGAFFQEGAVYMCIEYMDGGSIDKLYAGGIPENVLRKITYSTVMGLKSLKDEHSIIHRDVKPTNILVNTRGQVKICDFGVSGNLVASIARTNIGCQSYMAPERISGGGYAQAGNSDGSYSVQSDVWSLGLTVIECAKGAYPYPPEVSSTIFSQLSAIVEGEPPAMPEEGYSDTATDFVRSCLHKIPKQRPTYAMLLKHPWLIDFTKPQTITEEAEDGDEADKVAEAVGKIALNSTTEDAEVADWVNGVLQKERDGLKVGGPLRPALHTAPLDSVSPISSPNDA